Proteins co-encoded in one Rhopalosiphum maidis isolate BTI-1 chromosome 2, ASM367621v3, whole genome shotgun sequence genomic window:
- the LOC113554882 gene encoding cuticle protein 7-like produces MAAKFIIFAACVATALSQYAAPAYKPAYSAPAYSAPKAYAPEPTYAPTPYNFEYSVNDPHTYDVHSQSEYSDGNGYVKGTYSLVEADGSIRTVEYTADDYNGFNAVVKNEGGYKAPSYSAPAYKPAYSAPAYSAPAYSAPAYSAPAYSAPAYKPAYKPAY; encoded by the exons atggccGCTAAA TTCATCATCTTCGCCGCTTGCGTGGCCACCGCCCTCTCCCAGTACGCTGCCCCAGCCTACAAACCCGCTTACTCCGCACCCGCTTACTCGGCACCAAAGGCTTACGCTCCAGAGCCCACATACGCACCAACACCTTACAACTTTGAATACAGCGTAAACGACCCACATACCTACGACGTGCACAGCCAATCCGAATACAGCGACGGAAACGGTTACGTCAAAGGAACCTACAGCCTTGTCGAAGCCGACGGCTCCATCCGTACCGTCGAGTACACCGCTGACGACTACAACGGTTTCAACGCCGTCGTCAAGAACGAAGGTGGATACAAAGCTCCATCATACTCCGCACCAGCTTACAAGCCAGCTTACTCCGCACCAGCTTACTCCGCACCAGCTTACTCCGCACCAGCCTACTCCGCACCAGCATACTCCGCCCCGGCCTACAAGCCAGCCTACAAACCagcatactaa
- the LOC113554885 gene encoding cuticle protein 7-like, producing the protein MAAKFIIFAACVATALSQYAAPAYKPAYSAPAYSAPKAYAPEPTYAPTPYNFEYSVNDPHTYDVHSQSEYSDGNGYVKGTYSLVEADGSIRTVEYTADDYNGFNAVVKNEGGYKAPSYSAPAYKPAYSAPAYTAPAYKPAYKPAY; encoded by the exons atggccGCTAAA TTCATCATCTTCGCCGCTTGCGTGGCTACCGCACTCTCCCAGTACGCTGCCCCAGCCTACAAACCCGCTTACTCCGCACCCGCTTACTCGGCACCAAAGGCTTACGCCCCAGAGCCCACATACGCACCAACACCTTACAACTTTGAATACAGCGTAAACGACCCACACACCTACGACGTGCACAGCCAATCCGAATACAGCGATGGAAACGGTTACGTCAAAGGAACCTACAGCCTTGTCGAAGCCGACGGTTCCATCCGTACCGTCGAGTACACCGCTGACGACTACAACGGTTTCAACGCCGTCGTCAAGAACGAAGGTGGATACAAAGCTCCATCATACTCCGCACCAGCTTACAAGCCAGCTTACTCCGCACCAGCATACACCGCCCCGGCCTACAAGCCAGCCTACAAACCagcatactaa